From the Acidimicrobiia bacterium genome, one window contains:
- a CDS encoding branched-chain amino acid transaminase — MPIQKVDQIWMDGKLVAWDDAKIHVLTHTLHYGCGVFEGIRAYETDDGAAVFRLTDHIVRLFDSAKIFMIDIPFTVEQLVEAVKDTVRVNNMPACYIRPIVYYGYGEMGLNTMPCPVNVSIAVWPWGAYLGDEGMQHGVKMKISSWQRHGLNSMPPAAKGTGMYINSSMAKVEALKAGYDEAILLSPQGYVSECTGENIFVVRKGTLFTPPVAAGALEGITQSSVMTIARDLGFEVQVGNIARSDLYTAQEAFLSGTAAEIVPIRSVDDRELGEPGPITRAIQETYGQAVRGKLDRYKDWLEHVHA; from the coding sequence ATGCCAATTCAGAAGGTCGACCAGATCTGGATGGACGGCAAGCTCGTCGCGTGGGACGACGCCAAGATCCACGTGCTCACCCACACCCTGCACTACGGCTGCGGCGTGTTCGAGGGCATCCGCGCCTACGAGACCGACGACGGCGCCGCGGTGTTCCGCCTCACCGACCACATCGTGCGGCTCTTCGACTCCGCGAAGATCTTCATGATCGACATCCCGTTCACGGTCGAGCAGCTCGTCGAGGCCGTGAAGGACACGGTGCGCGTGAACAACATGCCCGCGTGCTACATCCGTCCGATCGTCTACTACGGCTACGGCGAGATGGGACTCAACACCATGCCGTGCCCGGTGAACGTCTCGATCGCGGTGTGGCCGTGGGGCGCGTACCTCGGCGACGAAGGCATGCAGCACGGCGTGAAGATGAAGATCTCGTCGTGGCAGCGCCACGGTCTCAACTCGATGCCGCCCGCGGCCAAGGGCACGGGCATGTACATCAACTCGTCGATGGCGAAGGTCGAGGCGCTGAAGGCCGGTTACGACGAGGCGATCCTGCTGTCGCCGCAGGGCTACGTGAGCGAGTGCACCGGCGAGAACATCTTCGTCGTGCGCAAGGGCACGCTGTTCACGCCGCCGGTCGCCGCGGGCGCGCTCGAGGGCATCACGCAGTCGTCGGTGATGACGATCGCACGCGACCTCGGCTTCGAGGTGCAGGTCGGCAACATCGCGCGCAGCGACCTCTATACCGCGCAGGAGGCGTTCCTCTCGGGTACCGCGGCGGAGATCGTGCCGATCCGCTCGGTCGACGACCGCGAGCTCGGCGAGCCCGGTCCGATCACGCGCGCGATCCAGGAGACGTACGGGCAAGCGGTCCGAGGCAAGCTCGACCGCTACAAGGACTGGCTCGAACATGTGCACGCATGA
- a CDS encoding 3-isopropylmalate dehydrogenase translates to MHRVAVIGGDGIGPEVTAEALKVVRAAGVALDTTSYDLGGARYLRSGEVLSDAVLDELRGFDAILLGAVGTPDVPPGVLERGLLLKLRFALDLFVNLRPFRAGKSALNDGVDFAVIRENTEGTYAGEGGFLRQGTPREIATQGSVNTRFGVERCVRFAFDLARSRDRKHLTLVHKTNVLTFAGDLWQRTFDEVASEYSDIATAYNHVDAACIHMVADPGRYDVIVTDNLFGDILTDLAGAVSGGIGRAASANLNPARTGPSLFEPVHGSAPDIVGTGKADPRAAIICAAMMLEFLDEPDSAARVRKAVAASEETAGTTSELGDDIAGRV, encoded by the coding sequence GTGCACAGGGTCGCAGTCATCGGCGGCGACGGCATCGGGCCGGAAGTGACGGCCGAGGCATTGAAGGTCGTGCGCGCGGCCGGCGTCGCGCTCGACACGACGTCGTACGACCTCGGCGGCGCGCGCTACCTGCGGAGCGGCGAGGTGCTGTCCGACGCGGTGCTCGACGAGCTGCGCGGCTTCGACGCGATCCTGCTCGGCGCGGTCGGCACACCCGACGTTCCTCCCGGTGTCCTCGAGCGCGGGCTGTTGCTGAAGTTGCGCTTCGCGCTCGACCTCTTCGTGAACCTGCGCCCGTTCCGCGCCGGCAAGAGCGCGCTCAACGACGGTGTCGACTTCGCCGTCATCCGCGAGAACACCGAGGGCACGTACGCGGGCGAGGGCGGGTTCCTGCGCCAGGGCACGCCGCGCGAGATCGCGACGCAGGGCTCGGTGAACACGCGCTTCGGCGTCGAGCGTTGCGTGCGCTTCGCCTTCGACCTCGCGCGCTCGCGTGATCGCAAGCACCTCACGCTCGTGCACAAGACGAACGTGCTCACCTTCGCCGGAGATCTCTGGCAGCGCACCTTCGACGAGGTCGCATCCGAGTACTCCGACATCGCGACCGCGTACAACCACGTCGACGCGGCCTGCATCCACATGGTCGCCGACCCCGGTCGTTACGACGTGATCGTCACCGACAACCTGTTCGGCGACATCCTCACCGACCTCGCGGGCGCCGTCTCCGGTGGCATCGGGCGCGCGGCGTCGGCGAATCTCAACCCGGCGCGGACCGGTCCGTCGCTCTTCGAGCCGGTGCACGGCTCGGCGCCCGACATCGTGGGCACCGGGAAGGCCGACCCTCGGGCCGCGATCATCTGCGCGGCGATGATGCTCGAGTTCCTCGACGAGCCGGACTCCGCCGCAAGGGTACGGAAGGCCGTTGCGGCGTCCGAGGAGACAGCAGGCACGACGAGCGAGCTCGGCGACGACATCGCAGGAAGGGTGTAA
- the greA gene encoding transcription elongation factor GreA, which yields MEQALSRDAHERLSQELEERTTHGRREISHRIEEAREHGDIKENADYDAAKNEQGHNEARIRQIEALLRDAVIVEHTSNGEVVAAGVLVELRYEGDDATETYLVGSIEERHDVYDVLSTSSPLGQALLGAKPGVTVKYEGPKRELSVEVVSVRPG from the coding sequence ATGGAGCAAGCACTCTCCCGCGATGCCCACGAGCGCCTCAGTCAGGAGCTCGAGGAGCGCACGACGCACGGTCGGCGCGAGATCTCGCATCGGATCGAAGAGGCTCGCGAACACGGTGACATCAAGGAGAACGCCGACTACGACGCGGCCAAGAACGAGCAGGGTCACAACGAGGCGCGCATCCGCCAGATCGAGGCGCTGCTGCGCGACGCGGTGATCGTCGAGCACACGAGCAACGGCGAGGTCGTCGCGGCCGGTGTGCTCGTGGAGCTGCGCTACGAAGGTGACGACGCGACCGAGACCTATCTCGTCGGATCGATCGAAGAGCGCCACGACGTCTACGACGTGCTGTCGACGAGCTCACCGCTCGGTCAGGCGCTCCTCGGCGCGAAGCCGGGCGTGACCGTGAAGTACGAGGGCCCCAAGCGTGAGCTCTCCGTCGAGGTCGTCAGCGTTCGACCCGGCTGA
- a CDS encoding helix-turn-helix domain-containing protein has translation MDVEILRWPDEFEYVERLRTEGVPRLLLLDGDTPPPPPTDCLEDWVRLPAAETDIAARTSALRRGVERHGARPTLDGDGIIRFRERWVGLSPVERSLAGALVERLGAVVGREPLAQRAWPGGLPTRNALDVHMLRLRRRLSPIGLEVRTVRSRGYVLQAMTINGNGAH, from the coding sequence ATGGACGTCGAGATCCTGCGCTGGCCCGACGAATTCGAATACGTCGAGCGGCTCCGCACCGAGGGCGTGCCCCGGCTGCTCCTCCTCGACGGCGACACGCCGCCGCCCCCACCGACCGATTGTCTCGAGGACTGGGTCCGCCTGCCCGCAGCCGAGACCGACATCGCGGCGCGCACGTCGGCGCTGCGGCGCGGCGTCGAGCGGCACGGCGCGCGCCCGACGCTCGACGGCGACGGCATCATCCGCTTCCGCGAGCGCTGGGTCGGGCTGTCACCCGTCGAACGGTCGCTCGCGGGCGCGCTCGTCGAACGACTCGGCGCGGTCGTCGGCCGTGAGCCGCTGGCCCAGCGCGCGTGGCCCGGCGGTCTGCCGACGCGCAACGCGCTCGACGTGCACATGCTCCGGTTGCGACGGCGGCTCTCGCCGATCGGACTCGAGGTTCGCACCGTCCGCTCGCGCGGCTACGTGCTCCAGGCGATGACGATCAACGGCAACGGTGCGCATTGA
- a CDS encoding IclR family transcriptional regulator gives MLDSIDRRAEPGPTTAVQTLDRAVQLLAIVADEGPIGVAGLATATGLTRPTVHRLVGALEAHGLLGRDGDGRLRLGGRLVGWGARAARSLVLAQDAGPILDGLLAETGESAQLYVREGDRRVCVASAERPSGLRDTVPLGASLPLTAGSGAKVLLAWGADADRFPTVRAATLAQVRQRGWAESVGEREAGVASVSAPVRDEAGSVVAAISVSGPVERLGRHPGRRLSAPVLAAAAALERPR, from the coding sequence ATGTTGGACAGCATAGACCGGCGAGCCGAGCCCGGTCCGACGACCGCGGTGCAGACGCTCGACCGCGCGGTGCAGCTGCTCGCGATCGTGGCCGACGAGGGACCGATCGGGGTCGCAGGGCTCGCGACCGCGACCGGGCTCACCCGCCCGACCGTCCACCGGCTCGTCGGCGCGCTCGAAGCCCACGGCCTCCTCGGACGCGACGGCGACGGCCGGCTCCGCCTCGGCGGCCGGCTCGTCGGTTGGGGGGCGCGGGCGGCGCGATCGCTCGTCCTCGCGCAGGACGCGGGCCCGATTCTCGACGGGCTCCTCGCCGAGACCGGCGAGAGCGCGCAGCTCTACGTGCGCGAGGGCGACCGGCGGGTGTGCGTCGCCTCGGCCGAGCGACCGAGTGGGCTGCGCGACACCGTGCCGCTCGGCGCGTCACTCCCGCTGACGGCGGGTTCGGGGGCGAAGGTCCTGCTCGCGTGGGGCGCCGACGCCGATCGCTTCCCGACCGTGCGCGCCGCGACGCTCGCGCAGGTCCGACAGCGCGGGTGGGCCGAGAGCGTCGGCGAGCGCGAGGCCGGGGTCGCGAGCGTGAGCGCACCCGTGCGCGACGAGGCCGGCTCGGTGGTCGCCGCGATCAGCGTGAGTGGACCGGTCGAACGGCTCGGCCGGCACCCCGGGCGGCGCCTCTCGGCGCCGGTGCTCGCCGCCGCGGCCGCGCTCGAACGGCCTCGGTAG
- the leuC gene encoding 3-isopropylmalate dehydratase large subunit, with product MPTLSEKLWERHVVHRAAGEPDLLYIDLHLVHEVTSPQAFDGLRMNGRTVRRPDLTVATMDHNVPTTGLDRPLEDPISAEQMDVLARNAAEFGIRLYAMGDAGQGIVHVIGPEQGLTQPGMTIVCGDSHTSTHGAFGALAFGIGTSEVEHVLATQTLPQSKPGTMQVTVDGVVPAGVTAKDIVLAIIARIGTGGGIGSVIEYRGGAIRALSMEGRMTVCNMTIEAGARAGLIAPDDTTFAYLEGRPFAPKGTAWEHALDDWRRLETDNNATFDTSVSLDAATLRPGVSWGTNPGQTITIDDAVPSPDSFADPDARDAAQRALGYMGLKAGTPMRDIAVDTVFIGSCTNSRIEDLRAAAAVAHGRHVKQGVRTLVVPGSMAVKVQAEREGLHEVFRAAGFDWREPGCSMCLAMNPDKLAPGERCASTSNRNFEGRQGRGGRTHLVSPAVAAATAIAGHFATPDDLGAI from the coding sequence ATGCCGACCCTCTCCGAGAAGCTCTGGGAACGCCACGTGGTGCACCGCGCCGCGGGCGAGCCCGACCTCCTCTACATCGATCTCCACCTCGTGCACGAGGTCACGTCGCCGCAGGCGTTCGACGGCCTGCGGATGAACGGACGCACGGTCCGTCGCCCCGACCTCACGGTCGCGACCATGGACCACAACGTGCCCACGACCGGCCTCGACCGTCCGCTCGAGGATCCGATCTCCGCGGAGCAGATGGACGTGCTCGCGCGCAACGCCGCCGAGTTCGGCATCCGTCTCTACGCGATGGGTGACGCGGGCCAAGGCATCGTGCACGTGATCGGGCCCGAGCAGGGACTCACGCAACCGGGCATGACGATCGTGTGCGGCGACAGCCACACGTCGACGCACGGCGCGTTCGGTGCCCTCGCGTTCGGCATCGGCACGAGCGAGGTCGAGCACGTGCTCGCGACGCAGACGCTGCCGCAGAGCAAGCCGGGCACGATGCAGGTCACCGTCGACGGTGTGGTGCCGGCCGGCGTGACGGCGAAGGACATCGTCCTCGCGATCATCGCCCGCATCGGAACCGGCGGCGGGATCGGTTCCGTCATCGAGTACCGCGGCGGCGCGATCCGCGCGCTCTCGATGGAAGGCCGCATGACCGTGTGCAACATGACGATCGAGGCGGGCGCGCGCGCCGGCCTGATCGCTCCCGACGACACGACGTTCGCGTACCTCGAGGGTCGCCCGTTCGCGCCGAAGGGCACGGCGTGGGAGCACGCGCTCGACGACTGGCGCAGGCTCGAGACCGACAACAACGCGACGTTCGACACGTCGGTCTCGCTCGACGCCGCGACATTGCGACCGGGCGTGTCGTGGGGTACGAACCCCGGACAGACGATCACCATCGACGACGCCGTCCCCTCGCCCGACTCGTTCGCCGATCCCGACGCCCGCGACGCTGCGCAGCGCGCGCTGGGCTACATGGGGTTGAAGGCGGGCACGCCGATGCGCGACATCGCGGTCGACACCGTCTTCATCGGCTCGTGCACCAACTCGCGTATCGAGGATCTGCGCGCCGCGGCCGCGGTCGCGCACGGCCGACACGTGAAGCAAGGCGTGCGCACGCTCGTCGTCCCCGGTTCGATGGCCGTGAAGGTGCAGGCCGAGCGCGAGGGTCTGCACGAGGTGTTCCGCGCCGCCGGGTTCGATTGGCGCGAGCCCGGCTGCTCGATGTGTCTCGCGATGAACCCCGACAAGCTCGCGCCCGGCGAGCGCTGCGCGTCGACCTCGAACCGCAACTTCGAAGGGCGCCAGGGTCGCGGCGGCCGTACCCACCTCGTGTCCCCCGCCGTCGCCGCGGCGACTGCCATCGCCGGCCACTTCGCGACTCCCGACGACCTCGGAGCCATCTGA